The window GGTAGGGCGTGCGGATGTCCACCGATTTGGAAGGGGGCGTTTGGGGGATTTCCGGTTCGGGACCGGTTTCGGCGGCCGCTTCCGCCATTTCCTTGTACAGGCTTTTGACCGCGTCGCCATACAGGGTTGTCCCGTTTTGCGCCACTTTGAACCCGTTTTCATCGGGCGGGTTGTGGCTGGCCGTGATCATGATGCCGGCGGGAACATCCAGGTGTTCCAGGCTGAAGTAGAAGATGGGGGAGGTGACTTCCCCGATGTCCAGCACTTCGCATCCTTCCCGGACGAGACCCGCGGTGATCGCCCGGGCGAGGGAGGGAGAACTTTTTCGGTTGTCGCGGCCGATCACCACCGAACGCTGCCCTTCGGCGCGCACCCGGCGGGCGAAGGAGCGGCCCAGCCAATAGGCGAAGGATTCGTGGATCTCCTTTCCGACGACGCCCCGGATGTCATATTCCCGAAACACGTGAGAAGCGATTCGGTCAGCTGGTTTCGTCATCGCGCATCCCCTCCCGCATTTTGTGGTATATGGCTTCCGTCAACAAATAGGCCAACGTGGATTCGGCTCCCCGGTTGCGGTTGGGCCCGTTTTCCGTCAAGCCGTCGCAACAGGAACCGTCCGCCGGGTCGGCCATCGGCACCCGGAGGTCATTGTCTCCGTGGAACCACGCCCGGCATTTCTCCAACACGTCCCGGTAGCCCGCATCCCCGGTCACCGCATAGCCCTGCTCGCAGGCCATGGCCAGTTTCATCACTTCCACCGGCTGTTGGTCCCATTGGCTGCCGCCTTGCCGGGTGCACCATCCCCGGTTGCCCACGGGTCGAATGAATCCTTCGGGCGATGTCATTTTCTCGATCAGGAAATCGAGGCTCTCCCGGGCGGTTTGTTCCGCCTCCCGTGACGGGAAGGTCCTGTGCCACTGGAACAAGGCCCAGGGGAAGACGCCGTTGCTGTAGGTCATGACGTCCTCAAACCATCGCCATCCCGGACCGGAGTGCTTGCGGAAGCGCTGGATCAGCTCTTTTCCCAGACGCTCGGCGGTCGCCGGCAGATCCCGCAAAATCCAATTCCGGAACAATGGTTCGAGCCGGGGATTCGCTTCCGCTTCGCGCAGGAGCAGGCAGGCCGCCGAAAGGCTGAAGGCGAAGCCCCGGGGATATCGGAGTCGATCGACGGCGCGAAAACCGGTCCGGCACAAGTCTTGGGCGATGCG of the Planifilum fulgidum genome contains:
- a CDS encoding glycosyl transferase, with product MKTSRPLPVKLIHLRRLTDDTGIIEHGIGKIPRRKEGYSTDDNARALWTCVEWGKIARRTGDAEAAEQLARLSDTYLAFLVWVQKEDGHFHNNVAYNRRWEEEEPSDDCLGRTLWSTATAAVWDPDGDRSRIAQDLCRTGFRAVDRLRYPRGFAFSLSAACLLLREAEANPRLEPLFRNWILRDLPATAERLGKELIQRFRKHSGPGWRWFEDVMTYSNGVFPWALFQWHRTFPSREAEQTARESLDFLIEKMTSPEGFIRPVGNRGWCTRQGGSQWDQQPVEVMKLAMACEQGYAVTGDAGYRDVLEKCRAWFHGDNDLRVPMADPADGSCCDGLTENGPNRNRGAESTLAYLLTEAIYHKMREGMRDDETS